In the genome of Streptomyces sp. V2I9, one region contains:
- a CDS encoding ankyrin repeat domain-containing protein, translated as MTNEPIRDEPSLFDALYEDENAVVRALRAGASAESSDEEGTTALYLASVQDRPEAVRLLLAAGADPDRASGPEAGDLPLCGAACGGHTEVVDALLSAGARPDLREQFGFTALRWAVGLGHAPTVEALLAGGADPLLPGPQGEAMLVLGARRGSVRTVKALLAHGAGAEGQEAVVVLASAEARRIAALDAERELRQRLEEGYGSGIETVTRRERRDGEETIAVELLRDGVPTAGVDQHTGHGEIAALLEGWEARGPSEEARGAA; from the coding sequence ATGACGAACGAGCCGATCAGGGACGAACCAAGCCTGTTCGACGCGCTGTACGAGGATGAGAACGCGGTCGTACGGGCGTTGCGCGCGGGCGCTTCCGCCGAATCGAGCGACGAGGAGGGCACGACCGCGCTCTATCTGGCCTCGGTCCAGGACCGCCCCGAGGCGGTACGGCTGCTGCTCGCGGCGGGGGCCGACCCCGACCGGGCGAGCGGCCCCGAGGCGGGCGATCTTCCGCTGTGCGGGGCGGCGTGCGGCGGGCACACCGAGGTGGTGGACGCGTTGCTGTCCGCCGGGGCGCGGCCGGATCTGCGCGAGCAGTTCGGCTTCACGGCGCTGCGGTGGGCGGTCGGTCTGGGGCACGCTCCCACGGTCGAGGCGCTCCTCGCCGGGGGCGCGGACCCGCTGCTGCCGGGCCCGCAGGGCGAGGCGATGCTGGTGCTGGGCGCGCGGCGGGGGTCCGTGCGCACGGTGAAGGCGCTGCTCGCGCACGGCGCGGGGGCCGAGGGGCAGGAGGCCGTGGTCGTCCTGGCGTCGGCCGAGGCGCGGCGCATCGCCGCGCTCGACGCGGAGCGGGAGTTGCGGCAGCGGCTGGAGGAGGGCTACGGCTCCGGCATCGAGACGGTGACCCGGCGGGAACGGCGCGACGGTGAGGAGACGATCGCCGTGGAGCTGCTCCGCGACGGGGTGCCGACGGCCGGCGTGGACCAGCACACGGGGCACGGTGAGATCGCGGCGCTGCTGGAGGGGTGGGAGGCTCGGGGGCCGAGCGAGGAGGCTCGGGGCGCCGCATGA
- a CDS encoding trypsin-like serine protease, translating into MKLLSVLKRCSVAVAAVALASVSLQPASAAPQPIVGGERAEQGEFPFMVRLSMGCGGALYTQDIVLTAAHCLDGSGDDTSITVTGGVADLESPDAVQVRSTKVLQAPGYNGTGKDWALIKLAQPIDRPTLKIATDDTYDEGTFTVAGWGADREGGSQQRHLLKAEVPFVSDADCRSAYSNLVPAEELCAGLLDTGGVDSCQGDSGGPMFRKDDSDEWIQVGIVSWGQGCARPNYPGVYTEVSHFAADIAAAADSL; encoded by the coding sequence GTGAAGCTTCTGAGCGTGCTGAAAAGGTGCTCCGTCGCCGTAGCCGCCGTCGCCCTCGCGTCCGTCAGCCTCCAGCCCGCGTCCGCGGCCCCCCAGCCGATCGTCGGCGGAGAGCGTGCCGAACAGGGCGAGTTCCCCTTCATGGTCCGGCTCTCCATGGGCTGCGGCGGCGCCCTCTACACCCAGGACATCGTCCTGACCGCCGCCCACTGCCTGGACGGATCGGGCGACGACACCTCGATCACCGTCACCGGCGGTGTCGCCGACCTGGAGTCGCCCGACGCCGTCCAGGTCCGGTCCACCAAGGTCCTCCAGGCCCCCGGCTACAACGGCACCGGCAAGGACTGGGCGCTGATCAAGCTCGCCCAGCCCATCGACCGGCCCACGCTGAAGATCGCCACCGACGACACCTACGACGAGGGCACGTTCACCGTCGCGGGCTGGGGCGCCGACCGCGAGGGCGGCAGCCAGCAGCGCCACCTGCTGAAGGCCGAGGTCCCGTTCGTCTCCGACGCCGACTGCCGGAGCGCCTACAGCAACCTCGTCCCCGCTGAGGAGCTGTGCGCCGGCCTCCTCGACACCGGCGGCGTCGACAGCTGCCAGGGCGACTCGGGCGGCCCGATGTTCCGCAAGGACGACTCCGACGAGTGGATCCAGGTCGGCATCGTCAGCTGGGGCCAGGGCTGCGCCCGTCCGAACTACCCCGGCGTCTACACCGAGGTCTCGCACTTCGCGGCCGACATCGCCGCCGCGGCCGACTCGCTCTGA